One Rhipicephalus microplus isolate Deutch F79 chromosome 4, USDA_Rmic, whole genome shotgun sequence genomic window carries:
- the LOC142814659 gene encoding uncharacterized protein LOC142814659 isoform X1 has translation MSTRCLLCWPFRQFRRLYRKRRPRRLSSSLFLRTSATTLTDDVFDFTVHCSPRLKEAPHVEGSEQTMPLLLRILRIQLGIRQQQRQVLQEVRQLKHKVRLLSVPQHAQPAQRPSGLPRLPAGTIGEVEAAEAAVQSKAVAAALCKHLLQIGGRGLREIGVNAMKAVLAHDVQVLYSLHGRKGKRAFVNLRLCRLVTDVICQKAGCDQAEALNFIRRWLPGSGDRCGGRKRRFREAFVVKQPDDPHSRSADYRLLAAAGFLPSHSSQGLDSTTVTVPPTQPDLQ, from the exons atgtcaacccgatgccttttgtgttggccgttcaggcagttccgccgactttatagaaagagacgaccccgtcgcttgtcctcttctcttttccttcggacatcagcgacaacattgacggacgacgtgttcgacttcaccgtgcac tgctctccaaggctcaaggaggcacctcacgtggaaggctcggagcaaaccatgc ctctattgctacggatcctgcggatccaacttggcatccggcagcaacaaagacaggttctgcaggaggtgcgacagctgaagcacaaggtacggctcttgtccgtgcctcagcacgcccagccagcacagcgcccctctggccttccccggctgcctgctggtacaattggagaagtggaggcagcagaggcagctgtgcagagtaaagctgtggctgcggctttg tgcaagcacctcctgcagattgggggacgtggcctccgagaaattggtgtgaatgccatgaaggctgtattggcacatgacgtgcaagtgctgtacagccttcatggcagaaaagggaaaagggcctttgtgaacctgaggctctgtagattagtgacag atgtcatctgccaaaaagcagggtgcgaccaggccgaggccctcaactttattaggaggtggctgccagggtctggtgatcgctgcgggggcaggaagcggcgcttcagagaagcatttgttgtgaagcagcccgatgatccccactctcggagtgcagattatcggctgctcgcggcagctggcttcctgcccagccacagcagccagggccttgacagcaccactgtcactgtgcccccaacgcaacctgacctgcagtag
- the LOC142814659 gene encoding uncharacterized protein LOC142814659 isoform X3 translates to MPLLLRILRIQLGIRQQQRQVLQEVRQLKHKVRLLSVPQHAQPAQRPSGLPRLPAGTIGEVEAAEAAVQSKAVAAALCKHLLQIGGRGLREIGVNAMKAVLAHDVQVLYSLHGRKGKRAFVNLRLCRLVTDVICQKAGCDQAEALNFIRRWLPGSGDRCGGRKRRFREAFVVKQPDDPHSRSADYRLLAAAGFLPSHSSQGLDSTTVTVPPTQPDLQ, encoded by the exons atgc ctctattgctacggatcctgcggatccaacttggcatccggcagcaacaaagacaggttctgcaggaggtgcgacagctgaagcacaaggtacggctcttgtccgtgcctcagcacgcccagccagcacagcgcccctctggccttccccggctgcctgctggtacaattggagaagtggaggcagcagaggcagctgtgcagagtaaagctgtggctgcggctttg tgcaagcacctcctgcagattgggggacgtggcctccgagaaattggtgtgaatgccatgaaggctgtattggcacatgacgtgcaagtgctgtacagccttcatggcagaaaagggaaaagggcctttgtgaacctgaggctctgtagattagtgacag atgtcatctgccaaaaagcagggtgcgaccaggccgaggccctcaactttattaggaggtggctgccagggtctggtgatcgctgcgggggcaggaagcggcgcttcagagaagcatttgttgtgaagcagcccgatgatccccactctcggagtgcagattatcggctgctcgcggcagctggcttcctgcccagccacagcagccagggccttgacagcaccactgtcactgtgcccccaacgcaacctgacctgcagtag
- the LOC142814659 gene encoding uncharacterized protein LOC142814659 isoform X2 yields MSTRCLLCWPFRQFRRLYRKRRPRRLSSSLFLRTSATTLTDDVFDFTVHCSPRLKEAPHVEGSEQTMPLLLRILRIQLGIRQQQRQVLQEVRQLKHKCKHLLQIGGRGLREIGVNAMKAVLAHDVQVLYSLHGRKGKRAFVNLRLCRLVTDVICQKAGCDQAEALNFIRRWLPGSGDRCGGRKRRFREAFVVKQPDDPHSRSADYRLLAAAGFLPSHSSQGLDSTTVTVPPTQPDLQ; encoded by the exons atgtcaacccgatgccttttgtgttggccgttcaggcagttccgccgactttatagaaagagacgaccccgtcgcttgtcctcttctcttttccttcggacatcagcgacaacattgacggacgacgtgttcgacttcaccgtgcac tgctctccaaggctcaaggaggcacctcacgtggaaggctcggagcaaaccatgc ctctattgctacggatcctgcggatccaacttggcatccggcagcaacaaagacaggttctgcaggaggtgcgacagctgaagcacaag tgcaagcacctcctgcagattgggggacgtggcctccgagaaattggtgtgaatgccatgaaggctgtattggcacatgacgtgcaagtgctgtacagccttcatggcagaaaagggaaaagggcctttgtgaacctgaggctctgtagattagtgacag atgtcatctgccaaaaagcagggtgcgaccaggccgaggccctcaactttattaggaggtggctgccagggtctggtgatcgctgcgggggcaggaagcggcgcttcagagaagcatttgttgtgaagcagcccgatgatccccactctcggagtgcagattatcggctgctcgcggcagctggcttcctgcccagccacagcagccagggccttgacagcaccactgtcactgtgcccccaacgcaacctgacctgcagtag